The following are from one region of the Coffea eugenioides isolate CCC68of chromosome 2, Ceug_1.0, whole genome shotgun sequence genome:
- the LOC113763890 gene encoding protein EIN4: MGSRLRDFVLGLLVAVMIFSVSATDGEFSHCHCDDVGGWSIASILECQRVSDFLIAVAYFSIPIELLYFISCSNIPFKWVLLQFIAFIVLCGLTHLLNAWTYYGRHSFQLMMALTVAKILTALVSCATAITLITLIPIILKFKVREFFLTQNVMELGQEVGMMKKQKEASWHVRMLTQEIRKSLDKHTILYTTLVELSKSLDLQNCAVWMPNGNRTEMNLTHQLSPGPSEEYSHTLAINEPDVLEITKNKGVMFLRQDSVLGAASCGGCQPGAVAAIRMPVLLGSNFKGGTPEVVDTGYAILVLVLRSANDRVWLYNEMEIVEVVADQVAVALSHASVLEESQSMREKLEEQNRVLQKAKENAMMASQARNSFQKVMSNGMRQPLHSILGLLSLFQDANLSPDQRIVVDTIIKSSSVLSTLINDAMEISDKDEGRFPLEIMPFKLDAMVREASCLVKCLCLYKHFGFSTEIPNVLPNQVMGDQKRAFQVLLHMIGHLLNVNEGRDSVTFRVDTESRIQERTDRYWDTRRPSTTDEYVNVKFEIEVNVEGSLSDSSIATTHFGGTRHNSKEVKEGLSFSMCKKLVQMMQGSIWMSSDSRGQARSMTLILRFQKQSSFRRHVFELGNPLEQPISSLMFRGLQVIHADDDDINRMVTKKLLEKLGCQVTAVSSGFQCLSALGPSAATFQVVVLDLHMPEIDGFEVARRIRKFRSRNWPLIIALSASAEDHLLERCLQAGMNGLVRKPVLLQVMADELRRVLQRAGDGFERSSYDKRDDASVSSLWTNSRNPI, translated from the exons ATGGGTTCAAGATTAAGGGATTTTGTCCTTGGGCTTCTAGTTGCAGTTATGATCTTCAGCGTGTCAGCCACTGATGGCGAATTTTCCCATTGTCATTGCGATGATGTTGGAGGTTGGAGCATAGCTAGCATTCTAGAATGCCAGAGAGTGAGTGATTTCTTGATTGCTGTGGCTTACTTTTCAATTCCTATCGAGTTGCTTTACTTTATTAGCTGCTCAAATATACCATTCAAATGGGTTCTACTTCAATTCATTGCTTTCATTGTCCTCTGTGGATTGACCCATTTGCTCAATGCGTGGACTTATTATGGTCGGCACTCCTTCCAGTTGATGATGGCTCTTACAGTTGCGAAAATCCTTACTGCTCTTGTATCTTGTGCAACTGCTATCACTCTTATCACTCTGATCCCTATTATTCTCAAATTTAAAGTCAGAGAATTCTTTTTAACACAAAATGTGATGGAGCTAGGCCAAGAGGTTGGGATGATGAAGAAACAGAAAGAAGCTAGTTGGCATGTCCGGATGCTTACCCAAGAAATTAGGAAGTCACTCGATAAGCACACAATATTGTACACTACTTTGGTTGAGCTTTCAAAGTCCTTGGATCTGCAGAATTGTGCCGTTTGGATGCCTAATGGGAATAGAACAGAAATGAATTTGACCCATCAGTTGAGTCCTGGTCCTTCAGAAGAATATAGCCACACCCTTGCGATTAATGAACCAGATGTATTAGAGATAACAAAGAATAAGGGAGTGATGTTTTTGCGGCAAGACTCAGTACTTGGTGCTGCGAGTTGCGGAGGGTGTCAGCCAGGTGCTGTTGCAGCTATTCGAATGCCAGTGCTTCTAGGTTCAAATTTCAAAGGGGGGACACCAGAGGTTGTTGACACTGGATACGCCATACTGGTTTTGGTTCTTCGAAGTGCAAATGACAGGGTTTGGTTGTATAATGAGATGGAGATAGTTGAAGTTGTTGCTGATCAGGTGGCAGTGGCTCTGTCCCATGCTTCAGTTCTTGAGGAGTCTCAGTCAATGAGAGAGAAACTGGAAGAGCAAAATCGTGTGCTCCAGAAAGCTAAGGAGAACGCAATGATGGCAAGCCAGGCAAGGAACTCATTTCAGAAAGTAATGAGCAATGGAATGAGGCAGCCTTTGCACTCAATTCTGGGCTTACTATCTCTGTTTCAAGATGCCAATTTGAGCCCCGATCAGAGGATTGTGGTTGACACTATAATAAAATCCAGCAGCGTTCTCTCAACATTAATAAATGATGCAATGGAGATATCTGACAAGGATGAGGGAAGATTCCCATTAGAGATCATGCCCTTTAAATTAGATGCCATGGTAAGAGAAGCATCTTGTTTGGTTAAGTGCTTGTGCCTTTACAAGCACTTTGGCTTCTCTACGGAGATTCCAAATGTTCTGCCTAATCAGGTGATGGGTGATCAGAAGAGGGCATTTCAGGTTCTACTGCACATGATTGGGCATCTGTTGAATGTCAATGAGGGAAGGGACTCTGTTACTTTTAGGGTTGATACTGAGAGCAGAATTCAGGAGAGGACTGATAGATATTGGGATACAAGGAGACCAAGCACAACTGATGAGTATGTGAATGTAAAGTTTGAAATTGAAGTTAATGTTGAAGGTTCTCTATCAGATAGCTCAATAGCTACCACTCATTTTGGTGGGACAAGGCATAACAGCAAAGAAGTAAAGGAGGGCTTGAGCTTCAGCATGTGCAAAAAGCTTGTGCAG ATGATGCAAGGTAGTATCTGGATGTCCTCTGATTCTCGGGGCCAAGCACGAAGCATGACTCTTATTCTCAGATTTCAGAAACAATCTTCTTTTAGAAGACATGTATTTGAGCTCGGAAATCCATTGGAGCAACCAATTTCTAGCTTAATGTTCAGAGGCCTTCAAGTTATTCAtgctgatgatgatgatataAATAGAATGGTGACTAAAAAGCTGCTTGAGAAGCTAGGTTGCCAAGTTACCGCAGTTTCATCTGGTTTCCAGTGCCTGAGCGCACTAGGCCCCTCAGCAGCCACATTCCAAGTTGTAGTTTTGGATCTTCACATGCCTGAAATAGATGGCTTTGAAGTGGCAAGAAGAATACGAAAGTTTCGGAGTcgtaactggccattaattatagCCTTGTCCGCAAGTGCGGAGGATCATTTGTTGGAAAGGTGCCTGCAGGCGGGAATGAATGGTCTTGTTAGAAAACCTGTTCTTCTACAAGTAATGGCTGATGAGCTTCGAAGAGTTCTGCAACGAGCAGGTGATGGTTTTGAGAGATCATCATATGACAAAAGAGATGATGCATCGGTTAGTTCACTctggactaattcaagaaaccctatttaG
- the LOC113762648 gene encoding c-Myc-binding protein homolog, which translates to MEKEAKKEAFRKYLDSSGVLDALTKVLVALYEQSDKPSSAMEFIQQKLGGPTVAEYEKLRAEISDLQIRFNELSAAHQDKCRELEELKNSHAEGTSKQMIEEGVSKEDT; encoded by the exons ATG GAAAAGGAAGCAAAGAAGGAAGCTTTCAGGAAGTATTTGGATTCCAGTGGAGTTCTTGATGCTCTGACCAAAG TTCTTGTCGCGCTATATGAACAGAGTGATAAACCTTCCTCAGCGATGGA GTTCATCCAACAGAAATTAGGTGGTCCAACTGTGGCCGAGTATGAAAAGCTACGAGCTGAAATATCTGATTTGCAGATAAGATTTAATGAGCTTTCGGCAGCACACCAAGATAAATGTAGGGAG CTGGAAGAATTGAAGAACTCACATGCAGAGGGCACTTCCAAACAGATGATTGAGGAGGGAGTTTCAAAAGAGGATACTTGA
- the LOC113762430 gene encoding AT-hook motif nuclear-localized protein 14 isoform X1, translated as MDPNESSGLSSYFHHPQQPPPPSPLNPTAPTTAVGSNTSPTNGILPNTSNPAASTTTTTSSPLVYGTVPSVVTSGGTGLDSGKRKRGRPRKYGTPGEAAAAKRLSSASTAASISPPKKKDLGFGGGGGGSTSSASSKKYQLAASGSTGQSFIPHVITVAAGEDVGQKIMLFMQQSKREICILSASGSISNASLRQPATSGGNITYEGRFDILSLCGSYVRTELGGRTGGLSVCLSSTDGQIIGGGVGGPLTAAGPIQIIVGTFVIDPKKDITGGLKGDTSAGKSPSPIGGASFSGVSFWSPIDSSYQNIGGSQFMIQPQPRSTQAPSQSMEWSGHPGQSVQQSPENGNYPD; from the exons ATGGACCCTAATGAAAGTAGTGGACTGAGCTCTTACTTTCACCACCCTCAACAGCCACCACCACCTTCACCTCTCAACCCCACCGCCCCTACCACGGCCGTGGGATCAAACACCTCTCCCACCAATGGAATTCTGCCGAATACTTCTAATCCCGCTGCCAGCACCACCACTACAACTTCTTCGCCGTTGGTTTATGGGACTGTCCCCTCCGTGGTGACGTCTGGTGGTACCGGATTGGATTCTGGGAAGAGGAAGAGAGGAAGGCCTAGAAAGTATGGGACCCCTGGTGAAGCCGCGGCTGCTAAGCGGCTCTCTTCGGCTTCTACTGCGGCTTCAATTTCTCCGCCGAAGAAAAAGGACTTGGGTTTTGGCGGTGGCGGTGGCGGGTCTACTTCTTCGGCTTCTTCTAAGAAGTACCAGTTAGCCGCTTCTG GTAGTACTGGTCAATCTTTTATACCTCATGTCATAACTGTGGCTGCTGGAGAA GATGTAGGTCAGAAAATAATGTTGTTCATGCAACAAAGCAAACGTGAAATATGCATTCTCTCAGCATCTGGTTCTATATCCAATGCATCTCTACGTCAGCCGGCTACTTCTGGAGGCAATATCACTTATGAG GGGCGATTTGACATCCTTTCCCTCTGTGGATCTTATGTACGCACTGAACTTGGAGGAAGAACTGGAGGACTAAGTGTATGTCTGTCTAGTACTGATGGTCAAATCATTGGAGGTGGAGTTGGTGGACCCCTTACTGCTGCTGGGCCAATTCAG ATTATTGTTGGAACATTTGTAATCGACCCCAAGAAGGATATTACTGGTGGTTTGAAAGGTGACACTTCTGCTGGTAAGTCGCCGTCACCAATTGGTGGGGCATCATTTTCCGGTGTAAGCTTCTGGTCCCCAATTGATTCTTCTTACCAAAATATTGGTGGCAGTCAATTTATGATTCAGCCGCAGCCTCGGAGCACACAAGCACCTTCACAGTCGATGGAATGGAGCGGTCATCCAGGTCAGAGTGTGCAGCAGTCTCCAGAAAATGGCAACTACCCAGATTAG
- the LOC113762430 gene encoding AT-hook motif nuclear-localized protein 14 isoform X2: MDPNESSGLSSYFHHPQQPPPPSPLNPTAPTTAVGSNTSPTNGILPNTSNPAASTTTTTSSPLVYGTVPSVVTSGGTGLDSGKRKRGRPRKYGTPGEAAAAKRLSSASTAASISPPKKKDLGFGGGGGGSTSSASSKKYQLAASGSTGQSFIPHVITVAAGEDVGQKIMLFMQQSKREICILSASGSISNASLRQPATSGGNITYEGRFDILSLCGSYVRTELGGRTGGLSVCLSSTDGQIIGGGVGGPLTAAGPIQIIVGTFVIDPKKDITGGLKGDTSAVNL; this comes from the exons ATGGACCCTAATGAAAGTAGTGGACTGAGCTCTTACTTTCACCACCCTCAACAGCCACCACCACCTTCACCTCTCAACCCCACCGCCCCTACCACGGCCGTGGGATCAAACACCTCTCCCACCAATGGAATTCTGCCGAATACTTCTAATCCCGCTGCCAGCACCACCACTACAACTTCTTCGCCGTTGGTTTATGGGACTGTCCCCTCCGTGGTGACGTCTGGTGGTACCGGATTGGATTCTGGGAAGAGGAAGAGAGGAAGGCCTAGAAAGTATGGGACCCCTGGTGAAGCCGCGGCTGCTAAGCGGCTCTCTTCGGCTTCTACTGCGGCTTCAATTTCTCCGCCGAAGAAAAAGGACTTGGGTTTTGGCGGTGGCGGTGGCGGGTCTACTTCTTCGGCTTCTTCTAAGAAGTACCAGTTAGCCGCTTCTG GTAGTACTGGTCAATCTTTTATACCTCATGTCATAACTGTGGCTGCTGGAGAA GATGTAGGTCAGAAAATAATGTTGTTCATGCAACAAAGCAAACGTGAAATATGCATTCTCTCAGCATCTGGTTCTATATCCAATGCATCTCTACGTCAGCCGGCTACTTCTGGAGGCAATATCACTTATGAG GGGCGATTTGACATCCTTTCCCTCTGTGGATCTTATGTACGCACTGAACTTGGAGGAAGAACTGGAGGACTAAGTGTATGTCTGTCTAGTACTGATGGTCAAATCATTGGAGGTGGAGTTGGTGGACCCCTTACTGCTGCTGGGCCAATTCAG ATTATTGTTGGAACATTTGTAATCGACCCCAAGAAGGATATTACTGGTGGTTTGAAAGGTGACACTTCTGCTG TCAATTTATGA
- the LOC113762555 gene encoding methyltransferase-like protein 6 isoform X2: protein MSQEAAANYYSKDFEWNQLRLEIETNPSFLYHLLPFIDDTNANTSASTADANSDSEAWNKFHTRHSTGKFFKERRYLLKEFPELASCRDYAKVLEVGCGNGSTALPILRAKENIVVYACDCSNEALDRAKENIAAANLISAEHRYHPFLCDISTSGFPEWLACSSCQERFCKSSMVDFCEVSCSEESSCCIGGVDLVTLIFTLSALPLHMMPTAIQECFSVLKPGGMLLFRDYGLYDMTMLRFDPEQRVGYREYMRSDGTRSYFFSLESTRDLFSSAGFTELELEYCCVKSTNRRNGKLMRRVWVHGKFQRPKGS from the exons ATGAGCCAAGAAGCAGCAGCAAATTACTACTCAAAGGATTTCGAGTGGAACCAGCTCAGACTTGAGATCGAGACCAACCCCTCTTTCCTCTACCACCTCCTTCCTTTCATTGATGATACGAATGCCAACACATCTGCTTCTACTGCTGATGCAAATTCTGATTCTGAAGCCTGGAATAAATTCCACACTCGTCATTCCACTGGAAAATTCTTCAAG GAGAGGCGGTACCTGTTGAAGGAATTTCCAGAGCTGGCTTCTTGTAGAGACTATGCTAAAGTTTTGGAGGTCGGATGTGGTAATGGAAGTACTGCTTTGCCAATTTTACG GGCTAAAGAGAACATTGTTGTTTATGCCTGTGACTGTAGCAATGAGGCTCTTGATAGGGCTAAAGAGAATATAGCTGCTGCAAACTTGATCTCAGCTGAGCATCGTTACCACCCCTTCTTATGTGATATTTCTACGAGTGGGTTTCCTGAGTGGTTGGCCTGCAGTTCTTGTCAAGAAAGATTTTGCAAAAGCAGTAT GGTAGATTTCTGTGAAGTCTCATGCTCAGAGGAGAGTAGTTGCTGCATTGGTGGGGTGGATCTCGTTACCCTA ATCTTCACTCTATCAGCATTACCACTCCACATGATGCCAACAGCCATTCAGGAGTGCTTCTCTGTCTTAAAGCCGGGTGGCATGCTCTTATTCAGGGATTATG GTCTCTATGATATGACAATGCTTCGGTTTGATCCCGAGCAAAGAGTTGGATATAGGGAATACATGCGATCTGATGGAACCCGTTCTTATTTCTTCTCTTTGGAAAGCACAAGAGATTTATTTTCTAGTGCAGGGTTCACTGAG CTGGAGCTTGAATACTGTTGTGTTAAATCTACAAATAGGCGAAATGGGAAACTTATGCGACGGGTTTGGGTTCACGGTAAGTTCCAGAGACCCAAAGGTAGTTGA
- the LOC113762555 gene encoding methyltransferase-like protein 6 isoform X1 — protein sequence MSQEAAANYYSKDFEWNQLRLEIETNPSFLYHLLPFIDDTNANTSASTADANSDSEAWNKFHTRHSTGKFFKERRYLLKEFPELASCRDYAKVLEVGCGNGSTALPILRAKENIVVYACDCSNEALDRAKENIAAANLISAEHRYHPFLCDISTSGFPEWLACSSCQERFCKSNCNRVDFCEVSCSEESSCCIGGVDLVTLIFTLSALPLHMMPTAIQECFSVLKPGGMLLFRDYGLYDMTMLRFDPEQRVGYREYMRSDGTRSYFFSLESTRDLFSSAGFTELELEYCCVKSTNRRNGKLMRRVWVHGKFQRPKGS from the exons ATGAGCCAAGAAGCAGCAGCAAATTACTACTCAAAGGATTTCGAGTGGAACCAGCTCAGACTTGAGATCGAGACCAACCCCTCTTTCCTCTACCACCTCCTTCCTTTCATTGATGATACGAATGCCAACACATCTGCTTCTACTGCTGATGCAAATTCTGATTCTGAAGCCTGGAATAAATTCCACACTCGTCATTCCACTGGAAAATTCTTCAAG GAGAGGCGGTACCTGTTGAAGGAATTTCCAGAGCTGGCTTCTTGTAGAGACTATGCTAAAGTTTTGGAGGTCGGATGTGGTAATGGAAGTACTGCTTTGCCAATTTTACG GGCTAAAGAGAACATTGTTGTTTATGCCTGTGACTGTAGCAATGAGGCTCTTGATAGGGCTAAAGAGAATATAGCTGCTGCAAACTTGATCTCAGCTGAGCATCGTTACCACCCCTTCTTATGTGATATTTCTACGAGTGGGTTTCCTGAGTGGTTGGCCTGCAGTTCTTGTCAAGAAAGATTTTGCAAAAGCA ACTGTAACAGGGTAGATTTCTGTGAAGTCTCATGCTCAGAGGAGAGTAGTTGCTGCATTGGTGGGGTGGATCTCGTTACCCTA ATCTTCACTCTATCAGCATTACCACTCCACATGATGCCAACAGCCATTCAGGAGTGCTTCTCTGTCTTAAAGCCGGGTGGCATGCTCTTATTCAGGGATTATG GTCTCTATGATATGACAATGCTTCGGTTTGATCCCGAGCAAAGAGTTGGATATAGGGAATACATGCGATCTGATGGAACCCGTTCTTATTTCTTCTCTTTGGAAAGCACAAGAGATTTATTTTCTAGTGCAGGGTTCACTGAG CTGGAGCTTGAATACTGTTGTGTTAAATCTACAAATAGGCGAAATGGGAAACTTATGCGACGGGTTTGGGTTCACGGTAAGTTCCAGAGACCCAAAGGTAGTTGA